One region of Streptomyces sp. CG4 genomic DNA includes:
- a CDS encoding universal stress protein produces the protein MERDASERRVVVGVDGSPSSYEALRWAVRYASLVGATVEAVAVWELPGLYGWSAPAVDMDVDEEEARQRMRKELTDVLGADAAGSVRSHVVHGNPADVLLRAAEGADVVVVGSRGRGGFAAALLGSVSQHVSQHASCPVVIVRAQKQ, from the coding sequence ATGGAACGGGATGCCTCCGAGCGCCGGGTGGTCGTCGGAGTCGACGGGTCGCCGTCCTCGTACGAGGCGCTGCGCTGGGCCGTGCGGTACGCGAGCCTCGTCGGCGCCACCGTGGAGGCGGTCGCCGTGTGGGAGCTGCCGGGCCTGTACGGCTGGTCCGCGCCGGCCGTCGACATGGACGTCGACGAGGAAGAGGCCCGGCAGCGGATGCGGAAGGAGCTGACCGACGTGCTCGGCGCGGACGCGGCCGGCTCGGTCCGCAGCCATGTGGTGCACGGCAACCCCGCCGACGTGCTGCTGCGGGCCGCCGAAGGAGCCGACGTCGTGGTCGTCGGCAGCCGGGGCAGGGGCGGGTTCGCGGCCGCCCTGCTGGGCTCGGTCAGCCAGCACGTGTCGCAGCACGCGAGCTGCCCGGTCGTGATCGTACGGGCCCAGAAGCAGTGA
- a CDS encoding response regulator transcription factor: protein MTETRTFTEQHPIRVFLLDDHEVVRRGLTDLLDAEPDISVVGDADTAEHALVRGPALRPHVAVLDVRLPDGDGISVCRELRSRMPELACLMLTSFDDEDALLDAIMAGASGYVLKQIKGSDLISAVRTVASGQSMLDPATTARLMRSLRTDPAQTPAPPTELASLSPRERDILALIGDGLTNREIGRKLYLSEKTVKNHISRMLSKLGVQRRVQAAVLATHLEPQGSAGHTDH, encoded by the coding sequence ATGACCGAGACACGCACCTTCACGGAGCAGCACCCGATCCGCGTGTTCCTGCTGGACGATCACGAGGTCGTACGACGCGGTCTCACGGACCTGCTCGACGCCGAACCGGACATCTCGGTCGTCGGCGACGCGGACACCGCCGAGCACGCCCTCGTCCGCGGCCCCGCGCTGCGGCCCCACGTGGCCGTGCTGGACGTACGGCTGCCGGACGGGGACGGCATCTCGGTCTGCCGTGAGCTGCGCAGCCGGATGCCGGAGCTCGCGTGTCTGATGCTGACGTCGTTCGACGACGAGGACGCCCTGCTGGACGCCATCATGGCCGGCGCCTCCGGTTATGTGCTGAAGCAGATCAAGGGCTCCGATCTCATCTCCGCGGTCCGCACCGTCGCCTCGGGCCAGTCGATGCTCGACCCGGCGACCACCGCCCGCCTGATGCGCTCCCTGCGCACCGACCCGGCGCAGACTCCCGCGCCGCCGACCGAACTGGCGAGCCTGTCGCCGCGCGAACGGGACATCCTCGCGCTGATCGGGGACGGTCTCACCAACCGTGAGATCGGCAGGAAGCTGTACCTGTCGGAGAAGACCGTCAAGAACCACATCTCCCGGATGCTGTCCAAACTCGGCGTCCAGCGCCGTGTCCAGGCGGCGGTCCTCGCGACCCACCTGGAACCGCAGGGCTCCGCGGGCCACACGGACCACTGA
- a CDS encoding CBS domain-containing protein, whose amino-acid sequence MYGDSYRVSDVMTHTVAAVGRHAPFKEIVRLLQDWQVSALPVLEDGGRVVGVVSEGDLLPKEEFRDEEAFRDAPDTGCLRPHRPVGVAKADARTAGDLMSSPAITVRADTTLAEAAHTMAREGAKRLPVVDGAGLLQGIVSRADLLKVFLRADGDIAEEVRCAIVSYLFPPPASAIQVEVHDGVVTLTGRIRDTALVPVAARLVRAVEGVVDVQFDLARDDHGVSGAGRP is encoded by the coding sequence ATGTACGGCGACTCGTACCGCGTCAGCGATGTCATGACCCACACGGTGGCTGCCGTCGGGCGGCACGCGCCCTTCAAGGAGATCGTGCGGCTGCTGCAGGACTGGCAGGTCAGCGCCCTGCCCGTGCTCGAGGACGGGGGTCGGGTCGTCGGCGTGGTCTCCGAGGGCGACCTGCTGCCCAAGGAGGAATTCCGGGACGAGGAGGCATTCCGGGACGCCCCGGACACGGGGTGTCTCCGGCCGCACCGACCGGTCGGCGTGGCGAAGGCCGACGCGCGCACCGCCGGGGACCTCATGTCGTCCCCCGCCATCACCGTCCGGGCCGACACCACCCTTGCCGAGGCCGCGCACACCATGGCGCGGGAGGGCGCCAAGAGGCTGCCGGTGGTGGACGGGGCGGGGCTGCTCCAGGGCATCGTCAGCCGCGCCGATCTGCTCAAGGTCTTCCTGCGCGCGGACGGCGACATCGCCGAGGAGGTGCGGTGCGCGATCGTGTCGTACCTGTTCCCGCCGCCGGCCTCGGCGATCCAGGTGGAGGTGCACGACGGAGTCGTGACACTCACCGGGCGGATCCGCGACACCGCCCTGGTCCCGGTGGCCGCGCGTCTGGTTCGGGCGGTGGAGGGCGTGGTGGACGTGCAGTTCGACCTCGCACGCGACGATCATGGAGTGAGTGGGGCCGGTCGGCCCTAG
- a CDS encoding STAS domain-containing protein — protein sequence MPESDPDRVAADHTRQDVVVAHHVAGGTTVVSLHGEIDTLTAPTLSERLDALTAGPRPDLVLDLRTVTFIDCAGLGVLCRTRNRTLARRGRLRLVTESTVFRRILRVTGLSDVFELHARLPHPLPGPQEAAAQ from the coding sequence ATGCCCGAGAGCGACCCGGACCGCGTGGCGGCGGACCACACCCGACAGGACGTGGTCGTGGCCCACCATGTGGCCGGCGGAACAACCGTCGTGTCCCTGCACGGCGAGATCGATACGCTGACCGCACCGACCCTGTCGGAGCGGCTCGACGCCCTCACCGCGGGCCCCCGCCCCGACCTGGTGCTGGACCTGCGTACGGTCACGTTCATCGACTGCGCCGGCCTCGGGGTCCTGTGCCGCACCCGCAACCGGACGCTGGCCCGGCGGGGCCGGCTGAGGCTGGTCACGGAGAGCACGGTCTTCCGGCGGATCCTGCGGGTGACGGGACTGAGCGACGTCTTCGAGCTGCACGCCAGGCTCCCCCACCCTCTGCCAGGGCCCCAAGAGGCTGCCGCGCAGTGA
- a CDS encoding zinc-dependent alcohol dehydrogenase family protein, with protein sequence MKAFVFHGPGQASWQDVPDPAIKEPTDAIVKVGAVTICGTDLHILKGDLPEVRPGTVLGHEAVGEVVEIGGDVRGVRPGDRVLISCITSCGRCRFCRDGAYGQCRGGGGWILGHLIDGTQAEYVRVPCTDLSVHPLSATLRSEDAVLLADIFPTSYEVGVLNGHVRPGDTVVIVGAGPIGLAAIATARLFAPERIIAIDLAPARLEAARRLGADAVADVHEAPAQLVDDLTDGLGADVVMEAVGVPESFELCTRMVRPCGHVANIGVHGRPATLHLEDLWMKNVTITTGLVDTSSTPTLLRMAAAGRLPTGQLVTHTFPLEQMAEAYDVFAKAAETGALKVVLGGEQHAEVAVPAA encoded by the coding sequence ATGAAGGCCTTCGTCTTCCACGGTCCGGGACAGGCGTCCTGGCAGGACGTCCCGGACCCCGCCATCAAGGAACCCACCGACGCCATCGTGAAGGTCGGCGCCGTCACCATCTGCGGGACGGACCTGCACATCCTCAAGGGCGACCTACCGGAGGTCCGGCCCGGAACGGTGCTCGGCCATGAGGCGGTCGGCGAGGTCGTCGAGATCGGCGGCGACGTGCGCGGCGTACGGCCCGGCGACCGGGTGCTGATCTCCTGCATCACCTCCTGCGGCCGGTGCCGGTTCTGCCGGGACGGCGCCTACGGGCAGTGCCGGGGCGGCGGAGGCTGGATCCTCGGCCACCTGATCGACGGCACCCAGGCCGAGTACGTCCGCGTGCCCTGCACCGACCTGTCCGTCCACCCACTGTCCGCCACCCTCCGCAGCGAGGACGCCGTCCTGCTCGCGGACATCTTCCCGACCTCCTACGAGGTGGGCGTGCTCAACGGGCACGTACGCCCCGGAGACACCGTGGTCATCGTCGGTGCCGGACCCATCGGGCTCGCGGCCATCGCGACAGCCCGCCTGTTCGCTCCGGAACGGATCATCGCGATCGACCTGGCACCGGCCCGGCTGGAGGCCGCCCGGCGGCTCGGCGCCGACGCCGTGGCCGACGTCCACGAGGCACCCGCCCAGCTGGTCGACGACCTGACCGACGGGCTCGGCGCGGACGTGGTCATGGAGGCGGTCGGCGTACCGGAGAGCTTCGAGCTGTGCACGCGCATGGTTCGCCCCTGCGGGCATGTGGCCAACATCGGCGTGCACGGCAGGCCCGCCACGCTGCACCTCGAAGACCTGTGGATGAAGAACGTGACGATCACGACCGGCCTGGTGGACACCTCGTCCACGCCGACCCTGCTGCGGATGGCCGCGGCCGGCCGGCTGCCAACCGGGCAACTGGTCACCCACACCTTCCCGCTGGAGCAGATGGCGGAGGCCTACGACGTCTTCGCCAAGGCCGCCGAGACCGGCGCCCTCAAGGTGGTGCTCGGCGGGGAGCAGCACGCGGAAGTCGCCGTTCCCGCGGCCTGA
- a CDS encoding helix-turn-helix domain-containing protein, which produces MTEQAARVHVATEVPVGDLSRRLAARRARLGLTRGEVADRADMSVSYLGYLEEHPGVTPGTGPLHRLADALETTVTELTGGAVDLPPGFGRAVREPRMTEMASGECRALLGSHGVGRLAVLTVTGPVIVPVNYSVIDGSVVFRTSRGATPSLAAGQEVALEVDRIDDAFSQGWSVLVRGHARAVTDLHDMRWFAELAYSTPWAGGKRDMWVSIEPYTVTGRRITA; this is translated from the coding sequence ATGACCGAGCAGGCGGCGAGAGTGCACGTGGCGACCGAGGTTCCGGTGGGCGACCTGAGCCGGCGGCTGGCCGCCCGGCGGGCACGGCTCGGCCTGACCCGGGGCGAGGTGGCCGACCGTGCCGACATGTCCGTCAGCTACCTCGGTTATCTGGAGGAGCATCCCGGTGTCACCCCGGGCACCGGCCCCCTGCACCGGCTGGCCGACGCGCTGGAGACCACGGTGACCGAGCTGACCGGCGGCGCCGTCGATCTGCCGCCCGGTTTCGGACGTGCCGTACGCGAACCCCGCATGACCGAGATGGCATCCGGCGAGTGCCGGGCGCTGCTGGGTTCGCACGGAGTGGGCCGGCTCGCGGTACTCACCGTCACCGGGCCGGTGATCGTGCCCGTCAACTACAGCGTCATCGACGGTTCGGTCGTCTTCCGGACCAGCCGCGGCGCGACCCCGTCCCTCGCGGCCGGTCAGGAAGTGGCCTTGGAGGTCGACCGTATCGACGACGCCTTCAGCCAGGGCTGGAGCGTTCTGGTGCGCGGACACGCGCGGGCGGTGACGGACCTGCACGACATGCGGTGGTTCGCCGAGCTGGCGTACAGCACCCCATGGGCAGGCGGGAAGCGTGACATGTGGGTGAGCATCGAGCCCTACACGGTGACCGGGCGCCGGATCACGGCCTGA
- a CDS encoding GAF domain-containing protein — MVAGPEEPRVRLPQLKLDELLEELQARIDAARSTQDRVHSLLEAVLSVGRELDLEQVLHSIVEAAAILVDAKYAALGVIGPDGRRLSAFHTVGVTEEQISEIGPFPEGHGILGELIRHPHPLRLARISGHPASYGFPPGHPPMNSFLGVPIRVRDQVFGNLYLTEKRGGAEFDEEDESVLSTLAVAAGVAIDNARLYEITRLRERWLRANAEISHSLMSGSDRAGSLGLIAERAREISGSALAAVGLPMEGTKSVTVEIAVGVDAEAHRGLVLPLHESLMGLAYAAAAPVTSDDVVHDLRITSEPPRFAGLGPAVAVPIGTGERGIRGVVLVAREAGRPVFLQQETELLLGFAAQAAIAMELAERRQDAQQIALLEDRDRIARDLHDLAIQRLFATGMTLQSAGRFIDHPEAAERVLRAVDDLDETIKIIRSTIFGLRTRLGSTGSGLRARVVRTVGEAAPVLGFAPSVRMEGLVDTDVPPEIADDVVAVLTEALTNIARHAHADRAQVVLMTDGHEVRLKVSDNGVGIPSGGRRSGLLNMAERAERFGGRLEVTRPEGGGAALDWWVPLSAE, encoded by the coding sequence ATGGTGGCAGGCCCCGAGGAGCCTCGTGTACGACTGCCGCAGCTGAAACTCGACGAGCTGCTGGAGGAGCTGCAGGCCCGGATCGACGCGGCCCGCAGCACCCAGGATCGCGTGCACAGTCTGCTGGAGGCCGTCCTCTCGGTCGGTCGGGAGCTGGACCTGGAGCAGGTCCTGCACTCCATCGTGGAGGCGGCCGCGATCCTCGTGGACGCCAAGTACGCCGCCCTCGGCGTCATCGGACCGGACGGCAGACGGCTGTCCGCCTTCCACACGGTGGGCGTCACCGAGGAACAGATCTCCGAGATCGGCCCCTTTCCGGAAGGCCACGGCATCCTCGGCGAGCTGATCCGGCACCCGCATCCGCTCCGGCTCGCGAGGATCTCCGGGCACCCGGCCTCGTACGGCTTCCCGCCGGGCCATCCGCCGATGAACAGCTTCCTCGGCGTCCCGATCCGGGTCCGCGACCAGGTGTTCGGCAATCTGTACCTGACGGAGAAGAGGGGCGGCGCCGAGTTCGACGAGGAGGACGAGTCGGTGCTGTCCACGCTGGCCGTCGCGGCCGGCGTGGCCATCGACAACGCGCGCCTGTACGAGATCACCAGGCTGCGCGAGCGCTGGCTGCGCGCGAACGCGGAGATCAGCCACAGCCTGATGTCCGGCAGCGACCGCGCCGGGTCGCTGGGCCTGATCGCCGAACGCGCCCGGGAGATCTCCGGCTCGGCCCTGGCCGCCGTCGGCCTGCCCATGGAGGGCACCAAGTCGGTCACCGTGGAGATCGCCGTCGGAGTCGACGCGGAGGCACATCGCGGTCTGGTCCTGCCCCTGCACGAAAGCCTGATGGGGCTGGCGTACGCCGCCGCCGCCCCTGTCACCAGCGACGACGTCGTCCACGATCTGCGGATCACCTCTGAGCCGCCGCGCTTCGCCGGGCTCGGCCCCGCCGTGGCCGTCCCGATCGGCACGGGGGAGAGGGGGATCCGCGGCGTGGTCCTTGTCGCCCGCGAAGCCGGCCGGCCGGTCTTCCTCCAGCAGGAGACCGAGCTGCTGCTGGGATTCGCCGCCCAGGCCGCCATCGCCATGGAACTGGCCGAACGCAGACAGGACGCCCAGCAGATCGCGCTGCTGGAGGACCGCGACCGCATCGCGCGGGACCTGCACGACCTCGCCATCCAGCGGCTGTTCGCGACCGGGATGACCCTGCAGAGCGCGGGCCGGTTCATCGATCATCCCGAGGCCGCCGAGCGGGTGTTGCGGGCCGTGGACGACCTCGACGAGACCATCAAGATCATCAGGTCGACGATCTTCGGGCTGCGGACCAGGCTGGGAAGCACCGGCAGCGGACTGCGGGCGAGGGTCGTCCGCACGGTCGGCGAGGCCGCCCCCGTGCTGGGCTTCGCCCCGAGCGTGCGCATGGAAGGCCTGGTCGACACCGATGTGCCGCCCGAGATCGCCGACGACGTCGTGGCCGTGCTGACCGAGGCCCTCACCAACATCGCCCGCCACGCCCACGCCGACCGGGCCCAGGTGGTCCTGATGACCGACGGCCACGAGGTGCGCCTGAAGGTCTCGGACAACGGCGTCGGCATCCCCTCCGGCGGCCGGCGCAGCGGACTGCTCAACATGGCCGAGCGGGCCGAAAGGTTCGGCGGGCGGCTCGAGGTGACCCGTCCCGAGGGCGGCGGCGCCGCACTGGACTGGTGGGTGCCACTGTCCGCCGAATGA
- a CDS encoding CBS domain-containing protein: MNGTPALVNDVMTHRVVALREGASFKDIVQVMREWRVSALPVLDGAGRVVGVVSEADLLLKEAYGDADIGRYGRVRHPTEVRKADAVTAAELMTAPAVTVAPDATLAHAARLMARTRVKRLPVVGRDGLLRGMVSRSDLLKVFLRNDEDIAGEVRREAVVRLFGPYAATVRVEVHDGVVTLAGRVRETALIPLAARLARAVPGVVDVHCALAGPPRRPNLDPDLPEPHRAHTA, translated from the coding sequence ATGAACGGCACTCCGGCCCTCGTGAACGACGTGATGACCCACCGGGTCGTCGCCCTGCGCGAAGGGGCGTCCTTCAAGGACATCGTGCAGGTCATGCGCGAATGGCGGGTCAGCGCCCTGCCGGTGCTGGACGGCGCCGGACGCGTCGTCGGTGTCGTCTCCGAGGCCGATCTGCTGCTCAAGGAGGCGTACGGCGACGCGGACATCGGCCGGTACGGGCGGGTGCGCCACCCCACCGAGGTCCGCAAGGCGGACGCCGTGACCGCGGCCGAGCTGATGACGGCTCCGGCGGTGACCGTGGCGCCCGACGCCACGCTCGCCCACGCCGCGCGCCTCATGGCCCGCACCCGGGTCAAGCGGCTGCCGGTCGTCGGCCGCGACGGCCTTCTCCGGGGCATGGTCAGCCGCTCCGACCTGCTGAAAGTGTTCCTGCGGAACGACGAGGACATCGCCGGGGAGGTCCGGCGCGAGGCCGTCGTCCGTCTCTTCGGCCCGTACGCCGCCACCGTCCGCGTCGAGGTGCACGACGGCGTCGTCACACTGGCCGGCCGGGTCCGCGAAACCGCACTGATCCCGCTCGCGGCGCGACTCGCGCGGGCCGTGCCCGGCGTGGTGGACGTGCACTGCGCACTGGCCGGACCACCTCGCCGTCCGAACCTCGACCCCGACCTTCCCGAGCCCCACCGAGCCCACACGGCGTGA
- a CDS encoding CBS domain-containing protein, whose translation MDRSPHRVSDVMTRAVVAVGRRALFKDVVERMAQWQVSALPVLEGDGRVVGVVSEADLLPKEEFRDSDPDRCTQRRRLSDLAKAGAVCAEELMSAPAVTVHADATLAEAARIMALRHVKRLPVVNAEGVLEGVVSRGDLLKVFLRSDEDLADEIRRDVLDPLFPAPAEPVHVVVTDGIVTLTGKVRDPARIPLAARLARGVKGVVGVDCMLTG comes from the coding sequence ATGGACCGCAGCCCGCACCGGGTGAGTGACGTGATGACGCGCGCTGTCGTCGCCGTGGGCCGCAGGGCTCTCTTCAAGGACGTCGTCGAGCGCATGGCGCAGTGGCAGGTCAGTGCCCTTCCGGTGCTGGAGGGCGACGGTCGGGTGGTCGGCGTGGTGTCCGAGGCGGATCTGCTGCCCAAGGAGGAGTTCCGGGACAGCGACCCGGACCGGTGCACGCAGCGGCGCCGGCTGTCCGACCTGGCCAAGGCCGGGGCCGTGTGCGCCGAGGAGCTGATGAGCGCGCCGGCCGTCACCGTGCACGCCGACGCCACACTGGCCGAGGCCGCGCGCATCATGGCGCTGCGGCACGTCAAGCGGCTTCCTGTCGTGAACGCCGAAGGGGTACTTGAAGGCGTGGTCAGCCGTGGCGATCTGCTGAAGGTGTTCCTGCGCTCGGACGAAGACCTCGCCGACGAGATCCGGCGCGACGTCCTCGACCCGCTCTTCCCCGCCCCGGCCGAGCCCGTCCACGTCGTGGTCACCGACGGCATCGTCACCCTGACCGGAAAGGTGCGGGACCCCGCCCGGATTCCCCTCGCCGCACGCCTGGCACGCGGTGTGAAGGGGGTCGTGGGCGTGGACTGCATGCTCACCGGGTGA
- a CDS encoding cyclic nucleotide-binding domain-containing protein encodes MTSATTMNTALEPVHRERLMRLAREVSFEAGARLFEEGRRADRFWIVRTGSVALDLHVPGRRSAVIETLGPGELIGWSWHFEPCLWHLGGEAMSPVRAWQFDADAVRAQCAEDSEFGRAIAVWVGRVVAQRLHASRVRLLDLYAPYGSGGLL; translated from the coding sequence ACCTCCGCCACCACCATGAACACGGCTCTGGAGCCCGTGCACCGCGAACGGTTGATGCGGCTCGCCCGCGAGGTCTCCTTCGAGGCCGGGGCCCGGCTGTTCGAGGAGGGCCGGCGCGCCGACCGCTTCTGGATCGTGCGCACCGGCAGCGTCGCGCTGGACCTGCATGTGCCCGGCCGCCGGTCCGCCGTCATCGAGACCCTCGGTCCCGGCGAACTGATCGGCTGGTCCTGGCACTTCGAGCCCTGCCTCTGGCACCTGGGCGGCGAGGCCATGAGCCCGGTCCGGGCCTGGCAGTTCGACGCCGACGCCGTGCGGGCGCAGTGCGCCGAGGACTCCGAGTTCGGCCGGGCGATCGCCGTCTGGGTCGGACGCGTGGTCGCCCAGCGGCTGCACGCCTCCCGGGTCCGGCTGCTCGATCTCTACGCCCCTTATGGCAGCGGTGGTCTGCTCTGA